A window from Leuconostoc mesenteroides subsp. mesenteroides encodes these proteins:
- a CDS encoding alpha,alpha-phosphotrehalase, which yields MEKIEWWQKAVVYQIYPRSFQDSNGDGVGDIRGIIERLPYLKTLGIQVIWLSPIYQSPNDDNGYDISDYRKVLPEFGTMADVQEMFEVAHHLDLKIMMDLVVNHTSDEHQWFKESRKNKDTPYRDYYIWRDPVDGHEPNNWLSDFGGSAWEFDNKTQQYYLHLFSKKQPDLNWHNPDLRQKIYDTMKWWLDQGVDGFRMDVINLIAKPTDLPNDPNVTLENHGSSMNFVANGPNIHEYLQEMNQTVLSKYDIITVGETPGVSTTDAMKYAGFDSHELQMVFQFEHTEVDNSHEGLGKWSDERFNLVDLKRILSRWQNDLYGKAWNSLYWNNHDRPRVVSRFGNDSDEYRVLSAKMLAATLHFMQGTPYIYQGEEIGMTNIDLPSIKDYQDIDTLNAYHDLVVQQKRVTPDKMMSYVHHSSRDNARTPMQWDITKNAGFTESHPWLSVNPNYQTINVADSLADQQSIFYFYKKLIALRQELSIITTGKYEVLDLEDESVYAYKRIDNEMQLLIISNFTDQKQTRHYDQSQTAQLIISNYSDDQGDTLRPYESKVYKF from the coding sequence ATGGAAAAAATAGAATGGTGGCAAAAAGCCGTTGTCTATCAGATTTATCCCAGAAGCTTTCAAGATAGCAATGGAGATGGTGTCGGAGACATACGCGGCATTATTGAACGGTTGCCTTATTTGAAAACCCTTGGCATTCAAGTCATTTGGCTAAGCCCAATTTATCAGTCACCAAACGATGATAATGGCTATGACATCAGTGATTACCGTAAAGTTTTACCAGAATTTGGCACAATGGCAGATGTTCAAGAAATGTTTGAGGTCGCGCATCATTTAGACTTGAAAATTATGATGGATTTAGTTGTCAATCATACTTCTGATGAACATCAATGGTTTAAAGAGAGCCGTAAAAATAAAGATACCCCTTATCGTGATTATTACATTTGGCGTGATCCTGTCGATGGGCATGAACCTAATAATTGGCTGTCAGATTTTGGTGGATCAGCATGGGAATTTGACAATAAGACACAACAATATTATTTGCACCTATTTTCAAAAAAACAACCAGATCTGAATTGGCATAATCCTGATTTGCGACAAAAAATTTACGATACAATGAAATGGTGGTTAGATCAAGGTGTTGATGGTTTCCGCATGGATGTTATTAACCTAATTGCAAAACCAACAGATTTACCAAATGATCCCAATGTTACCTTAGAAAACCATGGTTCATCAATGAATTTTGTTGCTAATGGTCCCAATATTCATGAGTACTTACAAGAAATGAATCAAACGGTGTTATCAAAGTATGACATTATCACTGTTGGTGAAACGCCAGGCGTATCAACAACAGATGCAATGAAATATGCTGGATTTGATTCACATGAGTTACAGATGGTCTTCCAATTTGAACATACTGAAGTTGATAACAGTCATGAGGGATTAGGTAAATGGAGCGATGAACGTTTCAATCTGGTTGATTTAAAACGTATTTTATCTAGGTGGCAAAATGATTTATATGGTAAAGCTTGGAACAGTCTCTATTGGAACAATCATGATCGACCAAGAGTAGTTTCACGATTTGGAAATGATTCAGATGAATATCGTGTGCTATCTGCAAAAATGTTGGCCGCAACTTTGCATTTCATGCAGGGAACACCTTATATTTATCAAGGTGAAGAAATTGGTATGACCAATATTGACTTACCATCTATTAAAGACTACCAAGATATTGATACTTTGAATGCATATCATGACCTAGTTGTCCAACAAAAACGAGTTACTCCAGATAAAATGATGTCCTATGTTCATCACTCTTCAAGAGACAATGCACGAACACCAATGCAATGGGATATCACTAAAAATGCTGGATTCACTGAAAGCCATCCATGGTTAAGTGTTAATCCCAATTATCAGACTATCAATGTGGCAGATTCATTAGCTGACCAGCAGTCAATCTTTTATTTTTACAAAAAACTCATCGCGTTAAGGCAAGAGCTATCAATTATCACGACTGGAAAGTATGAAGTGTTGGATCTGGAAGACGAATCGGTCTATGCTTATAAGCGAATTGACAATGAAATGCAATTGCTAATTATTAGTAACTTTACTGATCAAAAGCAAACACGTCATTACGATCAAAGCCAAACTGCACAATTAATTATAAGTAATTATTCAGATGATCAGGGCGATACACTCAGACCTTACGAATCAAAAGTGTATAAGTTTTAA
- a CDS encoding MFS transporter yields the protein MSTNAHKKGQLPMLTSMQLFLMTFGYAGVQVAFSVQTGNMGRIFQTLGSDPTKLGFFFILPPLAGMITQPLIGLFSDKTWLPKMGRRMPYLIVGCFVSLIVLLLLPNTGSFGFGYGSMTALWFGAVTVLFMDLSSNVSMQPFKMIIPDMVNEKQTDKAWSLQNIWGSLGGVIAFVFPFILTSFGVANTAARGVVPDSVKISFYVAAAILLLSTIFTIINVKEYDPETLAYYHGFKSDDKKHESFIDILKHAPKVFWTLGIVEFFVWFGIPYMWTYSTGALSENIWRVSDPASAGYQEAGNWFGILQAVYSVVAIVVGILFQRLNDKTRKMTFFLSLITGGLGFMIVAYGHTHVSSLIGFILIGIGWIALISIPFTILTNALDGKHDGVYLGLFNCFICIPQIVASVASFAIFPAVGKSMAHMLAIAGVFLMIGGCLIWIVKEEKIQVDVTQKGE from the coding sequence ATGAGTACGAACGCACATAAGAAAGGCCAGCTTCCGATGCTGACTAGCATGCAGCTATTCTTAATGACTTTTGGCTATGCAGGTGTTCAAGTGGCCTTTTCAGTTCAAACTGGTAATATGGGGAGAATATTCCAGACCTTGGGTTCCGACCCGACTAAATTAGGATTTTTTTTCATCTTACCTCCTTTGGCAGGTATGATTACGCAGCCATTAATTGGTCTGTTTTCTGACAAAACATGGTTACCTAAAATGGGTCGGCGAATGCCTTATCTCATTGTTGGGTGTTTTGTATCGTTGATTGTTTTACTATTATTACCTAACACAGGTTCATTTGGTTTTGGTTATGGATCCATGACGGCTTTGTGGTTTGGCGCGGTAACGGTATTATTCATGGACTTGTCTTCAAACGTTTCAATGCAGCCTTTTAAGATGATTATTCCTGATATGGTCAATGAAAAGCAAACTGACAAAGCATGGAGTTTACAAAATATATGGGGAAGTTTAGGTGGCGTGATTGCCTTTGTCTTTCCATTTATCTTAACTTCTTTTGGTGTTGCCAACACTGCAGCACGTGGAGTTGTGCCTGATTCAGTAAAAATTTCGTTTTATGTTGCGGCTGCAATATTGTTATTGTCAACCATTTTTACCATCATAAATGTAAAAGAGTACGACCCAGAAACCTTAGCATATTACCATGGTTTTAAGTCTGATGATAAGAAACATGAATCATTCATTGATATTTTGAAACACGCACCAAAAGTGTTTTGGACCTTAGGTATCGTCGAATTCTTTGTCTGGTTTGGTATTCCATACATGTGGACTTATTCAACCGGTGCTCTTTCAGAAAACATCTGGCGAGTTTCAGATCCTGCATCTGCAGGGTATCAAGAAGCAGGAAACTGGTTTGGTATTTTGCAGGCAGTGTATTCAGTTGTTGCAATAGTAGTTGGTATTTTGTTTCAAAGATTAAACGATAAAACAAGAAAAATGACGTTTTTCTTAAGTTTGATAACTGGTGGCTTAGGATTTATGATTGTTGCTTATGGGCATACTCATGTATCATCGCTAATTGGCTTTATACTGATTGGTATTGGTTGGATTGCATTGATTTCTATTCCATTTACTATTCTGACGAATGCGTTAGATGGCAAACATGATGGTGTTTATCTAGGTTTGTTTAATTGCTTTATCTGTATTCCTCAAATCGTTGCTTCAGTAGCAAGTTTCGCTATTTTCCCAGCTGTTGGAAAATCAATGGCCCACATGTTAGCAATTGCAGGTGTTTTCCTGATGATTGGTGGTTGTTTAATTTGGATTGTTAAAGAAGAAAAAATACAAGTAGATGTGACACAAAAAGGAGAATGA
- a CDS encoding alpha,alpha-phosphotrehalase: MTEDIKWWQKAVVYQVYPRSFQDANGDGIGDLQGIEQRLDYIKKLGADVIWLNPIYASPDKDNGYDISDYEDINAKFGTMQDFDRLLQKAHDKGIKLLMDLVVNHTSDQHQWFIESRSSKDNDKRDFYIWRDPVDGREPNNWGSFFSGPAWKFDEKTGQYYLHLFVEGQPDLNWVNPEVRQAVFDMMNFWVDKGIDGFRMDVISLISKPDGLPDGEVPEGGEYGNADKAVANGPHVHEYLQEMREKVLKRADMMTVGEASGVDINNAIKYANTDGSELNMVFQFEHMGLDNNPNPALGKWYNQKVSLVDLKENLSKWQNDLAGKAWNSLYWDNHDQPRAVSRYGDDRPAYRVVSAKMVATLLHFMQGTPYIYQGEEIGMTNAYNLKREDFDDVEIKNAFKYLIDKDHLIDEDTMLKYVHAKGRDNARTPMQWDSTVNAGFTTGTPWLKLNNNYDTINVEQALADKDSIFYYYQKLIQLRHDLPIITTGKYQLLEPNDEQVYAYRRVGNNEQLLVINNFTDTTVTRNYSVPANAKILISNYDDDQAETLRPYESKVYQF, encoded by the coding sequence ATGACAGAAGATATTAAATGGTGGCAGAAGGCAGTTGTTTATCAGGTTTATCCACGATCATTTCAAGATGCAAATGGAGATGGTATTGGAGATCTTCAAGGCATAGAGCAAAGACTAGATTACATTAAAAAATTAGGTGCCGATGTTATTTGGTTAAATCCAATATATGCTTCACCTGACAAAGATAATGGCTATGATATTTCTGATTATGAAGATATTAATGCAAAATTTGGTACGATGCAAGACTTTGATCGATTACTTCAGAAAGCCCATGACAAAGGCATTAAACTTTTGATGGACTTAGTCGTTAATCACACATCAGACCAACACCAATGGTTCATTGAAAGTCGTTCCTCAAAAGATAATGATAAACGTGATTTTTATATTTGGCGTGATCCAGTTGATGGACGTGAGCCAAATAATTGGGGCTCGTTCTTTTCAGGGCCAGCATGGAAATTTGACGAAAAAACGGGGCAGTATTACTTACATTTATTTGTGGAAGGACAGCCCGATTTGAATTGGGTAAATCCTGAAGTACGTCAAGCAGTATTTGATATGATGAATTTCTGGGTTGATAAAGGAATTGATGGCTTCCGCATGGATGTTATTTCTTTGATATCAAAACCAGATGGTTTGCCAGACGGTGAGGTTCCTGAAGGCGGTGAGTATGGTAATGCAGATAAGGCAGTAGCTAATGGTCCCCATGTTCATGAGTATTTGCAAGAAATGCGTGAAAAAGTGCTAAAGCGAGCTGATATGATGACTGTTGGTGAAGCATCTGGTGTTGATATCAATAATGCTATCAAGTATGCTAACACAGACGGATCAGAATTAAATATGGTTTTCCAGTTTGAACATATGGGACTTGATAATAACCCAAATCCAGCTTTGGGAAAATGGTACAATCAAAAAGTTTCTCTAGTTGACTTGAAGGAAAACTTATCCAAGTGGCAAAATGATCTAGCCGGTAAAGCCTGGAATTCGTTATATTGGGATAACCATGACCAACCAAGAGCGGTAAGCCGCTATGGAGATGACCGACCAGCGTACCGCGTGGTTTCAGCAAAGATGGTTGCAACCTTATTGCACTTTATGCAAGGAACACCATACATCTATCAGGGCGAAGAAATTGGAATGACCAATGCTTATAATTTGAAACGTGAAGATTTTGATGATGTTGAAATTAAAAATGCTTTTAAGTATTTAATTGACAAGGACCACTTGATCGACGAAGACACAATGTTGAAGTACGTACATGCGAAAGGACGAGACAATGCACGCACGCCAATGCAATGGGACAGTACAGTCAATGCAGGATTTACAACAGGAACCCCTTGGCTTAAATTAAACAATAATTACGACACAATAAATGTTGAGCAAGCATTAGCTGATAAGGATTCTATTTTTTACTATTATCAAAAACTAATTCAATTGCGACATGATTTGCCAATTATCACTACTGGAAAGTATCAGTTGTTGGAACCAAATGACGAACAAGTCTATGCTTATCGACGTGTGGGAAATAACGAACAACTGCTTGTTATCAATAATTTTACTGACACAACCGTTACGCGAAATTATAGTGTACCAGCAAATGCAAAAATTTTGATTAGTAATTACGATGATGACCAAGCGGAAACACTTCGTCCATATGAGTCTAAAGTCTATCAGTTTTAA
- a CDS encoding PRD domain-containing protein → MLVKRIFNNNVLLAENNEQELVIVGRGVGFKQKIGQTVDSSKIEKTYYPQDENWTRMFNEMVDTISSDYVEIASHIISTAEKNLGLSFDGYLLIGLADHIQFAVERLQKNLPIKNELLWETQHFYPDEYRIGTLAVDFINEQMSVQLPEDEVGFIALKFVEKRAGPNFNEKATNMTQLIESALTLIRHDLLPDIDSSNLNYQRLIVHLRFFVDRLLDENHIQKGENNFDNVMSQHLSESLQKRYKSSYQCAQRVINYLEKQTKQKTGVNEQVYLTMHLQRIVDSSI, encoded by the coding sequence ATGCTGGTAAAAAGAATTTTTAATAATAATGTTCTACTAGCTGAGAATAATGAACAAGAATTGGTTATCGTCGGGCGCGGTGTTGGTTTCAAGCAAAAGATAGGTCAAACAGTTGATTCGAGTAAAATTGAAAAAACTTATTATCCGCAGGACGAAAATTGGACGAGAATGTTTAACGAAATGGTTGATACGATTTCCTCGGACTATGTCGAAATCGCCTCACATATTATTTCAACTGCGGAAAAAAATTTAGGCTTGTCATTTGACGGATACTTGTTAATCGGACTAGCAGATCATATACAGTTTGCGGTAGAACGCCTACAAAAAAACTTACCCATTAAAAATGAACTATTATGGGAAACGCAGCACTTTTATCCTGATGAATATCGTATCGGTACACTCGCTGTAGACTTTATTAATGAACAAATGAGTGTGCAGTTACCTGAGGATGAGGTTGGCTTTATTGCTTTGAAATTTGTTGAAAAACGTGCTGGTCCAAATTTCAATGAAAAAGCTACCAATATGACACAGCTCATTGAAAGTGCATTAACACTGATTCGTCATGATTTACTACCTGATATTGATTCTTCTAATCTCAATTATCAGAGATTAATTGTTCATTTGCGTTTCTTCGTAGATCGATTATTAGATGAAAACCACATTCAAAAAGGAGAGAATAATTTTGATAACGTCATGTCGCAGCACTTGTCAGAGAGCCTGCAGAAACGTTACAAAAGTTCATACCAATGTGCACAACGTGTGATTAATTATCTGGAGAAACAAACTAAACAAAAAACAGGAGTCAACGAACAAGTTTACCTAACGATGCATTTACAAAGGATTGTTGATTCTTCAATTTAA
- a CDS encoding PTS beta-glucoside transporter subunit IIABC (phosphoenolpyruvate-dependent sugar phosphotransferase system; catalyzes the phosphorylation of incoming sugar substrates concomitant with their translocation across the cell membrane; IIB is phosphorylated by IIA and then transfers the phosphoryl group to the sugar; IIC forms the translocation channel), whose amino-acid sequence MDYEILANKILAGVGGKDNIGSAWHCATRLRFKLKDESKAETEKIEKMDGVITVVKSAGQYQVVIGNNVARVFEPLADAIGLARDDAQSDEQAEKKRENIVNRFVGFISSVFTPFLGAMAGTGVLKGLLAVFVTLGWLQESSGTYQIWYAAGDAFFYFLPVWLAFTAAAQLKVNQYVAAALAGALLYPNLITLLAGSKPVTFFGLTVVGTTYSSSVIPILLAVWMLSYLQPILDKFFHESVRNIFTPMVSLIIMVPVTLLVVGPLGTSVGTILSSSVESVYRVAPYAAGAVMGALWQVFVIFGVHWTFVPVMTNNISQLGYDYLLPMLSVAVLAQSGAALGVFLKTKDAKMKSLAGSSVLTGVLGITEPAIYGVTLKLKRPFIFATIAGGIGGAIAGGGGAHANAFTLPSLLALPTYLGKGFTSVIIGLVVAFVLSAVATYLFGVPSQRKEGQEENKKTEEMQDNLVIAPVLGTIIPLESVKDEVFASGAMGKGIAIVPDDDQIVSPIVGTVAAVYPSKHAIGLISDVGVEVLIHIGIDTVQLNGKYFNQLVEQGKKVSVGTPLITFDRQAIQEAGYDPTVMVIITNTADYEITETKDTVANQNWLLQLKAL is encoded by the coding sequence ATGGATTATGAAATTCTAGCTAATAAGATATTGGCTGGTGTCGGTGGCAAGGATAATATCGGATCAGCCTGGCATTGCGCTACCCGTTTGCGGTTTAAATTAAAAGATGAAAGCAAAGCAGAAACTGAAAAAATAGAAAAGATGGATGGTGTGATTACTGTTGTTAAATCAGCAGGTCAATACCAGGTTGTTATTGGAAACAATGTTGCGCGAGTTTTTGAACCTTTAGCCGATGCAATTGGGTTAGCAAGAGACGATGCTCAGAGCGATGAGCAAGCAGAAAAAAAGAGAGAAAACATTGTTAATCGTTTCGTTGGTTTTATTTCAAGTGTTTTCACACCTTTTTTAGGAGCGATGGCCGGAACTGGTGTTTTGAAGGGGCTACTGGCAGTTTTTGTGACACTAGGATGGTTGCAAGAGTCTAGTGGAACGTATCAAATTTGGTATGCCGCTGGTGATGCCTTCTTCTACTTTTTACCAGTCTGGCTAGCTTTCACAGCTGCGGCGCAGTTAAAAGTGAATCAGTATGTTGCAGCAGCTTTGGCCGGTGCATTACTTTATCCAAATTTGATTACGTTATTAGCAGGTAGTAAGCCTGTAACATTCTTTGGTTTGACTGTTGTCGGAACAACGTATAGTTCGAGTGTTATACCAATATTATTAGCAGTTTGGATGTTATCTTATTTACAACCAATTTTGGATAAGTTTTTCCATGAATCTGTTCGTAATATCTTTACACCGATGGTCAGCCTAATTATTATGGTACCAGTCACATTATTAGTTGTTGGTCCATTAGGTACAAGTGTTGGAACTATACTATCGTCATCAGTCGAGAGTGTTTACCGTGTGGCACCTTATGCTGCTGGTGCTGTAATGGGTGCTTTGTGGCAAGTATTTGTTATCTTCGGCGTGCATTGGACTTTCGTACCAGTTATGACCAATAACATTAGTCAGTTAGGATACGACTACTTGCTACCAATGCTAAGTGTTGCTGTTTTAGCACAATCAGGTGCTGCACTTGGTGTGTTTCTTAAAACAAAAGATGCAAAGATGAAATCTTTAGCAGGATCATCGGTTCTTACAGGTGTACTAGGCATTACTGAACCAGCTATATACGGTGTTACACTTAAACTAAAGCGACCATTTATTTTTGCAACGATTGCTGGTGGTATTGGTGGTGCCATCGCTGGTGGGGGTGGCGCACACGCGAATGCCTTTACCTTGCCTAGTTTATTAGCCTTACCTACATATTTGGGTAAAGGATTTACCAGTGTAATTATTGGTTTGGTTGTTGCCTTTGTTTTGTCAGCAGTTGCTACTTATCTATTCGGTGTACCCAGCCAACGAAAAGAGGGTCAAGAAGAAAATAAAAAAACCGAAGAAATGCAAGATAATTTAGTCATTGCGCCCGTGCTTGGCACTATTATTCCACTAGAATCAGTAAAAGACGAAGTTTTTGCTAGTGGCGCAATGGGTAAAGGAATTGCTATCGTACCTGATGATGATCAAATTGTTTCACCAATAGTAGGTACAGTAGCTGCCGTTTATCCAAGTAAACATGCTATTGGTTTAATCTCTGATGTTGGTGTAGAGGTATTGATTCATATAGGGATTGACACTGTACAACTAAACGGAAAGTATTTCAATCAATTAGTTGAACAAGGAAAAAAGGTTTCTGTTGGTACGCCATTAATAACTTTTGACCGTCAAGCTATTCAGGAAGCTGGATATGATCCAACGGTGATGGTTATTATCACAAATACAGCAGATTACGAAATAACTGAGACTAAAGATACGGTAGCCAACCAAAATTGGTTACTACAACTAAAAGCATTGTAA
- a CDS encoding family 1 glycosylhydrolase — MYSKESITGFPKDFLWGGATAANQIEGAWQVDGKGLTTAEVVRKAENRRHGSMGDVNADTLQEAIADHSDVHYPKRRGVDFYHHYKEDIALFAEMGFKVFRLSIAWSRIFPTGLEENPNEAGLAFYDRVFDELDKYHIEPLVTLSHYEMPIELTKRYNGWLGRETIKAFNHYTETVFKRYKDRVKYWLTFNEINTSAWGFHETGAMDSDLSMQEQLQVRYQAVHHQFVASAIATKQLKEIAPNAKIGSMLARMQTYPATANPVDVQAAQVEDQKNLFYTDVQARGEYPEYMNRYFNENGIVINMSVDDEKILKQYPVDFISFSYYMTNVTGVDGVESGIGNMSLGGRNPYLKESEWGWQIDPIGLRVSLNVLWDRYRKPLFIVENGLGAVDEITADYKVHDDYRIDYLRLHIEQMKEAVIDGVDLMGYTMWAPLDIISFSTSEMSKRYGLIYVDQDDAGNGTLKRYKKDSFFWYQKVIESNGKILE, encoded by the coding sequence ATGTATAGTAAAGAATCAATCACAGGATTTCCAAAGGACTTTTTATGGGGTGGCGCAACTGCTGCTAATCAAATTGAAGGGGCGTGGCAAGTAGATGGGAAGGGCTTAACAACAGCTGAAGTGGTACGTAAAGCTGAGAACCGACGTCACGGGTCAATGGGAGATGTTAACGCAGATACCTTACAAGAAGCTATCGCCGATCATTCGGATGTACATTATCCAAAGCGTCGTGGCGTTGATTTTTATCATCACTACAAAGAAGATATTGCACTATTTGCAGAAATGGGTTTTAAAGTATTTCGACTTTCAATCGCTTGGTCACGTATTTTTCCAACTGGTTTAGAAGAAAATCCAAATGAAGCTGGGTTAGCTTTTTATGACCGAGTATTTGATGAACTAGATAAATACCATATTGAACCACTTGTGACGCTTTCGCATTATGAGATGCCAATTGAACTAACGAAGCGTTACAATGGTTGGTTGGGTCGTGAGACCATCAAGGCATTCAATCACTATACAGAAACTGTGTTTAAGAGATACAAGGACCGAGTTAAGTACTGGTTGACATTCAATGAAATTAACACTAGTGCTTGGGGATTTCATGAAACTGGCGCTATGGATAGTGATTTGAGTATGCAAGAACAGTTGCAAGTGCGCTATCAGGCAGTTCATCATCAATTTGTTGCCAGCGCTATTGCGACTAAGCAATTAAAGGAAATTGCGCCCAATGCGAAAATTGGTTCAATGTTAGCTCGCATGCAAACGTATCCAGCAACAGCAAACCCAGTTGATGTACAAGCAGCACAGGTTGAAGATCAGAAAAATTTGTTTTATACCGATGTTCAAGCACGGGGTGAATATCCAGAATACATGAATCGATATTTTAATGAAAATGGTATCGTCATCAATATGTCTGTTGATGATGAAAAAATTTTGAAACAGTATCCGGTTGATTTTATTAGTTTCAGTTATTACATGACCAATGTGACAGGAGTAGATGGCGTTGAATCTGGAATTGGTAATATGAGTTTGGGTGGTCGTAATCCTTATTTGAAGGAATCGGAGTGGGGATGGCAAATCGATCCGATTGGTTTGCGAGTTTCCCTAAATGTCCTGTGGGATCGTTACCGTAAACCATTATTTATTGTTGAAAACGGCTTGGGAGCAGTAGACGAAATAACAGCAGATTACAAAGTGCACGATGATTATCGCATTGATTACCTTCGGTTGCATATTGAACAGATGAAAGAGGCTGTGATCGACGGCGTCGACTTAATGGGCTACACAATGTGGGCACCACTAGATATCATTAGTTTTAGTACTTCAGAGATGAGTAAACGTTATGGCTTAATTTATGTAGATCAAGACGACGCAGGAAATGGTACATTAAAGCGTTACAAAAAGGATTCATTCTTCTGGTATCAAAAAGTTATTGAAAGTAACGGTAAAATATTAGAATAA
- a CDS encoding GAF domain-containing protein: MSKVISLVGQQLDALLENETNVVSNLANAAALLFQNYEDLNWAGFYIYNNATKELDLGPFQGKVACMHIQPESGVVGTSFANGESIVVPNVHDFAGHIACDADSNSELVVPIFKDGQIYGMIDIDSPLLDRFGEKEKNEVEELAEILANHI, translated from the coding sequence ATGAGTAAAGTTATAAGTTTGGTCGGTCAACAGTTAGATGCGTTATTGGAAAATGAAACGAATGTTGTTTCTAATCTAGCAAATGCTGCCGCCTTATTGTTTCAAAACTACGAGGATTTGAACTGGGCAGGTTTTTATATCTACAATAATGCTACTAAAGAGTTAGACTTGGGTCCATTTCAGGGTAAAGTAGCATGTATGCATATTCAGCCTGAATCTGGCGTAGTTGGGACGTCTTTTGCTAACGGAGAAAGCATTGTCGTACCAAATGTACATGATTTTGCTGGACACATTGCTTGTGATGCTGATAGTAATTCGGAATTAGTTGTACCCATATTTAAAGATGGACAAATTTATGGAATGATTGATATCGATTCACCATTATTGGATCGCTTTGGTGAGAAAGAAAAAAATGAAGTAGAAGAGCTTGCTGAAATCTTAGCAAATCATATTTAA